A genome region from Akkermansiaceae bacterium includes the following:
- a CDS encoding transcriptional repressor, whose product MQQTIKHTIERCREVGLRRTKALEELLATLVEAQRPMTLAELSASPRLVDQCDKATVYRLLQRLTENAIIRRLGLHERAAYFTLLQPGKHSDYLICTGCGKIEAIKAPCPVHDLEDEIREKTGYQGLYHELEFFGTCPKCA is encoded by the coding sequence ATGCAACAAACCATCAAACATACCATCGAACGCTGCCGCGAGGTCGGACTGCGCCGGACAAAGGCGCTCGAGGAACTGCTGGCAACACTTGTCGAGGCACAGCGACCCATGACCCTCGCCGAGCTCTCCGCATCCCCGCGCCTCGTTGACCAATGCGACAAGGCCACCGTGTACCGCCTGCTGCAGAGGCTCACGGAAAACGCAATCATACGCCGCCTCGGACTGCACGAACGTGCCGCCTACTTCACCCTGCTCCAACCGGGGAAGCACAGCGACTACCTCATCTGCACCGGCTGCGGCAAGATCGAGGCCATCAAAGCCCCCTGCCCCGTGCACGATCTCGAGGACGAGATCCGCGAAAAAACCGGCTACCAAGGGCTGTATCATGAACTCGAGTTTTTCGGCACCTGCCCGAAATGCGCCTGA